In a genomic window of Cynocephalus volans isolate mCynVol1 chromosome 1, mCynVol1.pri, whole genome shotgun sequence:
- the LOC134364478 gene encoding cyclin-dependent kinases regulatory subunit 1, translated as MSHKQIYYSDKYDDEEFEYRHVMLPKDIAKLVPKTHLMSESEWRNLGVQQSQGWVHYMIHEPEPHILLFRRPLPKKPKK; from the coding sequence ATGTCACACAAACAAATTTACTATTCGGACAAATATGATGACGAGGAGTTCGAGTACCGGCACGTCATGTTGCCCAAGGACATAGCCAAGCTGGTCCCTAAAACCCATCTGATGTCTGAATCTGAATGGAGGAATCTTGGTGTTCAGCAGAGTCAGGGATGGGTCCATTATATGATCCATGAACCAGAACCTCATATCTTGCTGTTCCGGCGACCACTACCCAAGAAGCCAAAGAAATGA